A single Tindallia californiensis DNA region contains:
- the holA gene encoding DNA polymerase III subunit delta — protein sequence MSELKLLKNKAINEIEAVYFITGEEILLMQRFVEALILKIAPGTMGDFNLTKFEGKDFRIESLLESCETLPVMAEKKIVIVKNPWFLESKGGSLDKREEDKIKQYLQNPSETTCLVVYCESKPDGRKNLTKLLKKIGKNVEFKRLKENELKKWIKAECEKRNKKIADKAIIELIKSFDYLNKNANQSLFDISNEIEKLTALIGNKTEITEEIVRKCSIYSFQNDVFLLIDSLSKRKADETQIRFQKLLADGEPAMKIIAFLRNQFKIMLRVKEMDQQGYPASKIATKLKQHPFSIQNSLKHSANFEEKKLIVLLNSFNQLDRHLKSGKMDATANIELLMAEICV from the coding sequence ATGTCGGAACTTAAACTATTGAAAAATAAGGCGATAAACGAGATAGAAGCTGTATACTTTATTACAGGTGAAGAAATCTTGTTGATGCAACGATTTGTCGAGGCTTTAATTCTAAAAATTGCTCCGGGAACCATGGGGGATTTTAATCTGACAAAGTTTGAAGGGAAAGATTTTAGGATAGAATCCTTATTGGAAAGCTGTGAAACATTGCCTGTTATGGCAGAAAAGAAAATAGTAATCGTAAAAAATCCTTGGTTTCTAGAATCAAAAGGAGGATCCTTGGATAAACGAGAAGAAGATAAAATAAAACAGTATCTGCAAAACCCATCAGAAACTACTTGCTTGGTAGTGTACTGTGAATCAAAACCAGATGGAAGAAAAAACCTGACAAAGCTTCTTAAGAAAATAGGTAAAAATGTGGAGTTCAAGCGGCTTAAAGAAAATGAACTGAAAAAATGGATAAAAGCAGAGTGTGAAAAAAGAAACAAAAAAATAGCAGACAAGGCTATTATTGAACTGATAAAAAGCTTTGACTATCTAAATAAAAATGCTAATCAGTCTTTATTTGACATCAGTAACGAGATAGAAAAACTGACGGCTCTAATTGGAAATAAAACGGAAATTACGGAAGAGATTGTTAGAAAGTGTTCTATTTATTCATTTCAAAACGATGTGTTTTTACTTATTGACAGTTTAAGCAAACGAAAAGCTGATGAAACACAAATACGTTTTCAAAAACTGCTGGCAGATGGAGAACCAGCTATGAAAATTATTGCTTTTTTGAGGAATCAATTTAAGATAATGCTTCGAGTAAAAGAAATGGATCAACAAGGCTATCCGGCATCAAAGATAGCAACAAAATTAAAACAACACCCTTTTTCGATTCAGAATAGCTTAAAACACAGCGCTAACTTTGAAGAGAAAAAACTGATAGTCCTACTGAATTCGTTTAATCAGTTGGATCGGCATTTAAAGAGTGGGAAAATGGATGCAACGGCGAATATTGAGTTGTTAATGGCAGAAATTTGCGTCTAA